TCGTCACGCTCGACGAGACGGTCCTGCTGCCCGGCCCGGACGCGCTGCTCGCACCGGAGTGGGTGCCGTGGAGCGAGCGGCTGCGCCCCGGCGACATGGGCCCCGGCGACCTGCTGCCCACCGAGGCCGACGACCTGCGCCTGGAGCCCGGCTTCACCGGTGAGGACGCCCCGCCGCCGAACTCCCCGGTCGCCGAGGGCATGGCCGCCGACGTCGCCGACTCCGAGGAGGCGGACGTCGTCCCGGGCTCGCCCGCGATCCAGCCCGCCCCCGAGCGCGGCAGCATCGCGGCGGTCGCCGAGGAACTGGGCATGCGCCGCGCCCGGGTCCTGTCCCGCTACGGCCTGCACACCGCCGCCGACCGCTGGGAAGAGGCCTACGGGGCCAAGACCCCCATGGCCCAGGCGGCCCCCGCCACCTGCGTGTCCTGCGGCTTCCTCACCCCGCTCCCCGGCTCCCTGGGCCAGGCCTTCGGCGTCTGCGCCAATGAGTTCGCCCCGGCGGACGGGCGCGTGGTGTCCCTCGCGTACGGGTGCGGTGCGCACTCCGAGGCCGCCGTCATGCCGAAGCCGCCGCGGCCGGCCGCGCCGGTGGTCGACGAGACGGTGGTCGAGCCGTTGTCGCTCCGCCCGGAGCGGGACGGGGGGTCGGTCGAGGAGACGGGACCGGCCGAGGAGCTCGGCCACAGCTAGGCGCGCTGGCGCGCTGGGCCCCCGGCCCCACGTGGTTTTCTGCGGCGCCGTTTCGCCTCTCGTTCTTTCGCCTTCGGCGGGGGTGGGGGTGGGTGGTGGTCGGGCGGGGGCCGCGTGTCGCCTTCGGCGGGGGTGGGGGTGTTCGGGCGGGGGCCGCTTGCTGTTCGTGGTGGTGCCGGTGGTGGGCCTCCGGGGCCTGTGTTGTGGACTGCTTCGCTTTACGTCCACAACACAGGCCCCTCCGGCCCACCCCCTCCCGCCGGGTTGGGCGGCCGCCGCCCGGTGAGGGTGAAGGTTTTCAAGACCAGAAGCTCGGCCACGTCGTGGCGTAGCTGATGTTCGTGGTCTTTGTTTTTCTCCTGCACTTCCACCGGGGTGGGGCCCACAACGGACGGGAGGGGGCGGGGCCGGAGGGGTGGGTGTTCGGACGTAAAGCGAAGCAGTCCGAACACCCACCCCTCCGGCCCCGAACCCGGCACCCACCACAAACCCGGGGCCCCACCCCACACACCCCCTCCCGCCGAAGGCGGGCACACCTCCCGCCGAAGGCGGGGAAATCGACCGCCGAAGGCGGGAAACAGGCACGGCGGGGCACCCGCAGACGTGGGGCGATACCGTCGGCCCACCGACACACGCTTAGGGAGACGGACAGTGACAGCTACGTCGTGGGTGCGAGGCGCAGCCGGAGACCCGTTCGGGACGGCCCGACTGCGGCGTGGCGTGCTGGATGCCTGGGCCGCCTCGCCGGCCCGGTTCCGGGAGGATGCCAACGCCGAGGAGGACCTCGCGCTCGGCGGCTACCGCGACCGGCTCGCCGTGGAACTGGCGCAGAACGCGGCGGACGCGGCGGCCCGGGCCGGCGTCACCGGCCGGCTGCGGCTGACCCTGCATGCGGCCAATGGCGACGCGCCCGCCGTGCTCGTCGCGTCCAACACCGGCGCCCCGCTGGACGCCACCGGCGTCGAGTCGCTGTCGACGCTGCGTGCCTCCGCGAAGCGTGAGGCCGGCGTGTCGGCCGGTGCGGTCGGCCGGTTCGGTGTGGGCTTCGCGGCGGTGCTGTCCGTGAGCGACGAGCCGGCGTTGGTGGGCCGTACGGGCGGAGTGCGCTGGTCGCTGGCCGAGGCGCGCGGGATGGCGGAGGAGGTCGCGGCGCACAGCCCCGGCCTGGGCGGCGAGTTGCGCCGGCGCGACGGGCATGTCCCGCTGCTGCGGCTGCCGCTGCCCGCGGAGGGCACGGCGCCCGAGGGCTACGACACGGCCGTCGTGCTGCCGCTGCGGGACGTCGCGGCGCAGGATCTCGCCGAGCGGCTGCTGGACGGGATCGACGCGGCGCTGCTGCTGACCCTGCCGGGGCTGTCCGAGGTCGTGGTCGAGACCCCGGAATGCGTACGGGAGTTGCGGCGGAGCCAGGACGGCCCGTACGTCCTGATCGAGGACAGTGAGCGCGGTGCCACCCGGTGGCGGGTGGCGAGCGACGGCGGTCCGCTGGACCCGGCGCTGCTGGCGGACCGGCCCGTCGAGGAGCGGCTGCGGCCGTCCTGGTCGGTGACCTGGGCGGTGCCGGTGGACGACGAGGGCGCACCGGCGCGTCCGGGGACGGCGGCGGTGGTGCATGCGCCGACGCCGACGGACGAGCCGCTGGGGCTGCCCGCGCTGCTGATCGCCTCGTTCCCGCTGGAGCCGACCCGTCGGCATGTCGCACCGGGCCCGCTGACGGACTTCCTGGTGGACCGGGCGGCCGCGACCTACGCGGGGCTGCTGGGCGACTGGCAGCCGGTGTCGGTCGGCACCCTCGACCTGGTGCCGGGGCCGCTGGGCAAGGGTGGTCTGGACGGTGAGCTGCGCCGGCAGGTGCTGGAGCTGCTGCCGCGGGTGCGGTTCCTGACGAGCGCGGGCGCGCCCGGAGGCCTGCCGGCCGAGCCCGAGGTGCCGGCGGCGGGCGAGTGGGACGAGGCCGGCGGCGGTGTGGACCGCTTCGTGCTGCGTCCGGTGGATGCCGAGTTGGTGGAGGGCGCGGGCGCGGCGACGGTCGGGGTGCTGGCCGAGCTGTTCCCGAGCCTGCTGCCGGCCGGTCTCGAACGCCGTCCCGAGCTGCGGGCGTTGGGTGTGGCCCGGGTGCCGCTCGGGGAGATGGTCGACCGGCTGGCCGGCGTCGAACGGTCGCCCGGCTGGTGGTGGCGGCTCTATGACGCGCTGGCCGGCACCGACCCGGACCGGCTCAGCGGGCTGCCGGTGCCGCTGGCGGGCACGGCGGGCCAGGGGCCCGGCGGGGGCGGTGGCGTACGGACCACGATCGGGCCGCGGCAGGTGCTGCTGCCGTTGCCCGGCGGCGGCCTCGACGAGGACGCCGCGGCCCGGCACCGTACGCTCGCCCGGCTCGGACTGAAGGTCGCCCACCCCGAGGCGGTGCACCCGCTGCTGGAGAAGCTGGGCGCCACCCCGGCCCAGCCCCGTGCCGTACTGACCACGCCCCAGGTGCGCGCGGCCGTGGCGAACTCACTGGACGCGGACGAGGACGCCTACGACGTCTTCGCCGACGAGATCGACGGCGGGGCGGGAGCTCCGCTGGGCGCCGAGGAACTGGCCGAGACAGTGCTCGGGCTGGTCCGGGACGCCAACCTCGCACCGGGGGACGAGCCCTGGCTCGGGGCGCTCGCGCTGCCCGACGAGGACGGTGAGCTGGCGCCCGCGGGTGAGCTGGTGTACCCGGGCAGCGCCTTCGAGCGGGTCATCCGGGAGGGTGAACTCGCGGCCTGCGAAGCTGAGTTGGCCGAGCGCTGGGGCGAGCAGCCGCTGACGTCGGTGGGCGTGATGGCCGACTTCGCGCTCGTCCGGGCCACCGATGTCGTCCTCGACCCGGACGAAATGGATCCGCGGGACGGGGACTTCGCCGAGCCCGACGACGTCGGACTGCTGGACGCGGTGGACGTCTGGTGCGAGGACATCCTCGACGCGCTGCCGGATACCCCCGTACCGCCGGTGGTGACCGAACTGGTGGCGGTCCGCGACCTCGACCTGGTCGACGACGACGCCTGGCCCGAGGTGCTGGCCATGCTCTCCCGCCCGCCCCTGCGCGACGCCCTGACAGCACCGGTGCGGGTGCTGCTCCCCGACGGCACCACCGAATCGGTCCGCCCGTACACCGCCTGGTGGCTGCGCGGGCACCCGGTGCTCGACGGCCGCCGGCCCGCCGGTCTGCGCTCGGCGGGTGGCGACCCGCTGCTGGCCGGGCTGTACGAGTCCGCGGACGCCGGCGAGGTCGACGCACAGGTGCTGCGGGCGCTCGGCGTCCGTACGTCCGTCGCCGCGCTCCTGGACGAGCCGGGCGGCGCGGCGGAGCTGCTGACCCGGCTCGCCGACGCCGAGCTGCCCGTCGGCGCCGCACAACTGCACGCGATCTACGGCTTGCTGGCGGACCTCGACCCCGATCAGGTGACCCTGCCCGACGAGCTGCGGACCGTGCTCGACCGGCAGGTCCGGGTGGTGGACGCGGCGGAGGCGGTGGTCGCCGACGCCCCGGACCTGGTACCGCTGGCCGCCGGCCTCGCCCTGCTGCCGGTACGCCCCGCCCGCGCCGCCGAGCTGGCGGAACTGCTCCAGGTACGGCGCCTGAGCGAGGTGCTCAACGCCGAGGTCCGCTCCGAGGGCGTACGCCACGAGGTGCCGGACGCCGTACGGGCCCTGCTCGGCGCCGCCACCCCCGAGGCGTACACGGAGCACGAGGAACTCCTCGTCGGCGACGGCCCCGACGACACCGTGGAACTGGACTGGCGCCGCACCCCGGACGGCACGCTCCACGCCGCGACCCTGGAGGGCGTTGCGGCAGCCCTGGCCTGGGCAGCAGGCCAGTGGCCCCGCCGCTTCGAGGTCGCCGCCCTCCTGGAGGACCCGGACCGGGGCGAGGAACTGGCACGGGCACGGTGGTTCGACTGACGGAGGACGGGCATGGGTCCGGGCCCCGTCGCGCTGCGGCGGGGGCCGGTGCCCGCCGGTCGAGCCGCGGAGCGGCATGAGCGGTTCTCAGGACGTGTACTCGGAGTGCTGGACGGCGGAGGCCCAGAGCAGATCCCGCACGCGGGCGCATGCGGCGACCGTCTCGGGATCATCGATCACTTCGGGCCCGAGGACCCTCCCCGTGTCGTCGAAGTGCCCCACGGCCAGGAGCTTGTCATCGAAGAGCCACCAGTCATTGCCCTCTACAGGGAAGACCAGA
This Streptomyces decoyicus DNA region includes the following protein-coding sequences:
- a CDS encoding DUF3027 domain-containing protein: MRSRTPDRLCAEAVDLAREAAEEAALPGTVGEHIDAVADGDRVVTHLFACNEAGYRGWRWAVTVARASRAKLVTLDETVLLPGPDALLAPEWVPWSERLRPGDMGPGDLLPTEADDLRLEPGFTGEDAPPPNSPVAEGMAADVADSEEADVVPGSPAIQPAPERGSIAAVAEELGMRRARVLSRYGLHTAADRWEEAYGAKTPMAQAAPATCVSCGFLTPLPGSLGQAFGVCANEFAPADGRVVSLAYGCGAHSEAAVMPKPPRPAAPVVDETVVEPLSLRPERDGGSVEETGPAEELGHS
- a CDS encoding sacsin N-terminal ATP-binding-like domain-containing protein; the protein is MTATSWVRGAAGDPFGTARLRRGVLDAWAASPARFREDANAEEDLALGGYRDRLAVELAQNAADAAARAGVTGRLRLTLHAANGDAPAVLVASNTGAPLDATGVESLSTLRASAKREAGVSAGAVGRFGVGFAAVLSVSDEPALVGRTGGVRWSLAEARGMAEEVAAHSPGLGGELRRRDGHVPLLRLPLPAEGTAPEGYDTAVVLPLRDVAAQDLAERLLDGIDAALLLTLPGLSEVVVETPECVRELRRSQDGPYVLIEDSERGATRWRVASDGGPLDPALLADRPVEERLRPSWSVTWAVPVDDEGAPARPGTAAVVHAPTPTDEPLGLPALLIASFPLEPTRRHVAPGPLTDFLVDRAAATYAGLLGDWQPVSVGTLDLVPGPLGKGGLDGELRRQVLELLPRVRFLTSAGAPGGLPAEPEVPAAGEWDEAGGGVDRFVLRPVDAELVEGAGAATVGVLAELFPSLLPAGLERRPELRALGVARVPLGEMVDRLAGVERSPGWWWRLYDALAGTDPDRLSGLPVPLAGTAGQGPGGGGGVRTTIGPRQVLLPLPGGGLDEDAAARHRTLARLGLKVAHPEAVHPLLEKLGATPAQPRAVLTTPQVRAAVANSLDADEDAYDVFADEIDGGAGAPLGAEELAETVLGLVRDANLAPGDEPWLGALALPDEDGELAPAGELVYPGSAFERVIREGELAACEAELAERWGEQPLTSVGVMADFALVRATDVVLDPDEMDPRDGDFAEPDDVGLLDAVDVWCEDILDALPDTPVPPVVTELVAVRDLDLVDDDAWPEVLAMLSRPPLRDALTAPVRVLLPDGTTESVRPYTAWWLRGHPVLDGRRPAGLRSAGGDPLLAGLYESADAGEVDAQVLRALGVRTSVAALLDEPGGAAELLTRLADAELPVGAAQLHAIYGLLADLDPDQVTLPDELRTVLDRQVRVVDAAEAVVADAPDLVPLAAGLALLPVRPARAAELAELLQVRRLSEVLNAEVRSEGVRHEVPDAVRALLGAATPEAYTEHEELLVGDGPDDTVELDWRRTPDGTLHAATLEGVAAALAWAAGQWPRRFEVAALLEDPDRGEELARARWFD